In one Agathobacter rectalis ATCC 33656 genomic region, the following are encoded:
- a CDS encoding UTP--glucose-1-phosphate uridylyltransferase, which translates to MKTEIKEKITATNQKYLKKFLTEEAPAKLESQLEHMDWSYLDMIHNKEQQRGTFSPLAAMEISEIEANKDKYLATGLDAVKNGKVGAILLAGGQGTRLGFDKAKGMFNIGKTKELYIFEQLVANLMKVTNQTGTWVPLYVMTSEINDSMTREFFEEHDYFGYNKDYVKFFVQEMVPAVDFDGNLLMKSEDSLAMSPNGNGGWFKSLINAGLDKDLKDKGVEWLNVFAVDNVLQQIADPVFVGATIESGCVSGSKVVRKCDPYERVGAMCLENGKPSIVEYYELTPEMAEAKNENGSLQYGFGVILNYLFRVDKLMAIAEKSLPLHVVEKKVPYIDENGTEHKPETPNAYKFETLILDMVYMMDNSLPFEVDREKEFAPVKNATGTDSVETARALLEKNGIEI; encoded by the coding sequence AAAACAGAAATCAAAGAAAAAATCACGGCAACAAACCAGAAATACTTAAAGAAATTCTTAACAGAGGAAGCTCCGGCTAAGCTTGAGAGCCAGCTTGAGCACATGGACTGGTCATACCTTGATATGATTCACAACAAGGAGCAGCAGAGAGGTACATTTTCACCGCTTGCTGCTATGGAGATTTCAGAGATAGAGGCAAATAAGGACAAATACCTTGCAACAGGTCTTGATGCTGTCAAGAATGGCAAGGTCGGTGCAATTCTTCTTGCCGGTGGACAGGGGACACGTCTTGGCTTTGACAAGGCTAAGGGCATGTTCAATATCGGAAAGACAAAGGAACTCTACATCTTTGAGCAGCTTGTCGCAAACCTCATGAAGGTTACAAATCAGACCGGTACATGGGTGCCTCTGTATGTTATGACAAGCGAGATAAATGATAGCATGACAAGAGAGTTCTTTGAAGAGCACGACTATTTTGGATACAACAAGGATTATGTGAAGTTTTTCGTGCAGGAGATGGTTCCGGCAGTTGATTTTGATGGAAATCTGCTCATGAAATCTGAGGATTCACTTGCCATGTCACCAAACGGAAACGGTGGATGGTTCAAGTCACTCATCAATGCCGGTCTTGACAAGGATTTGAAGGACAAGGGTGTTGAGTGGCTCAATGTATTTGCTGTGGACAATGTGCTTCAGCAGATTGCAGATCCTGTATTTGTCGGCGCTACAATAGAGTCCGGCTGTGTCAGCGGCTCTAAGGTGGTCAGAAAGTGCGATCCATACGAGAGAGTCGGCGCTATGTGTCTTGAGAATGGCAAGCCTTCGATTGTCGAGTATTACGAGCTTACACCTGAGATGGCAGAGGCAAAGAACGAGAATGGTTCATTACAGTATGGCTTTGGTGTTATCTTAAACTATTTATTCCGCGTGGACAAGCTTATGGCTATCGCAGAGAAGAGCCTTCCGCTTCATGTGGTAGAGAAGAAGGTACCTTACATTGATGAGAATGGTACAGAGCATAAGCCTGAGACTCCGAATGCATACAAGTTCGAGACACTCATCCTCGATATGGTATACATGATGGACAATAGCCTGCCATTTGAGGTAGACAGAGAGAAGGAGTTTGCACCTGTAAAGAATGCGACAGGTACAGATTCGGTTGAAACAGCGAGAGCTCTTCTTGAGAAGAACGGAATTGAAATTTAA
- a CDS encoding NTP transferase domain-containing protein — translation MNKQEKDILNTLYHQSVNNQREISELSGHSLGVVNKSIKELMNEGYINEKCAVTPKALKEFKEKAPKNAVILAAGYGMRMVPINTETPKGLLEVNGEVLIERTIRQLHEVGIYEIYVVVGFMKERYEYLIDDFGVELVVNEEYTTKNNLYSVKKVLNHLSNTYIIPCDIWCDKNPYHHHELYSWYMVSDLIDDDSTVRVNRKMELVTIPKAAGGNAMIGISYLLDDDAQIVKGRIEKLCSNSANDGAFWETALYDKDRMFITARVVHSWDVVEINTYEQLREMDSDSNHLKTDAIQVICDALSVSADDIVDITVLKKGMTNRSFLFSCKGKKYIMRIPGEGTDQLINRRNEAMVYNTIDGRHICDDIAYINPDNGYKITAFLENARVCDPENNDDVCKCMKRLREFHDMKLKVNHEFDIFGQLEFYESLWDGSPSAYRHYRQTKENVLSLRPYIEAHVNEKVLTHIDAVPDNFLFVKDENGNEDIRLIDWEYAGMQDPHVDIAMFCIYSMYDREHVDKLIDAYFTEGCSAEIRIKIYCYIAVCGLLWSNWCEYKRNLGVDFGEYSLRQYRYAKDYYKVVQDEMQKLEDN, via the coding sequence ATGAACAAGCAGGAGAAAGATATACTGAACACGTTATATCATCAATCAGTTAACAATCAAAGAGAGATATCAGAGTTATCCGGTCATTCTCTGGGAGTTGTAAACAAATCAATAAAAGAATTGATGAATGAAGGTTATATAAATGAAAAATGTGCTGTTACACCTAAGGCTCTTAAAGAATTCAAAGAAAAAGCGCCAAAGAATGCAGTGATTCTTGCAGCAGGTTATGGCATGCGAATGGTGCCAATAAATACTGAGACTCCAAAGGGCCTTTTAGAGGTAAATGGGGAAGTTCTTATAGAGCGGACAATCAGACAGCTTCATGAAGTGGGAATCTATGAGATATATGTAGTAGTCGGCTTCATGAAGGAGAGATATGAGTATCTCATCGATGATTTTGGAGTGGAGCTCGTTGTCAATGAAGAGTATACGACTAAGAATAATCTATATTCAGTAAAGAAGGTTCTGAATCATTTATCAAATACATATATCATACCGTGTGATATATGGTGCGACAAGAATCCGTACCATCACCATGAATTATATTCCTGGTATATGGTCAGTGATTTGATTGATGATGACAGCACGGTGCGTGTTAACAGAAAAATGGAGTTGGTTACCATTCCGAAGGCTGCCGGCGGCAATGCTATGATAGGAATTAGCTATCTGCTTGACGATGATGCACAAATTGTCAAAGGCAGAATTGAAAAATTGTGTAGTAATTCGGCTAATGATGGTGCCTTCTGGGAGACTGCACTGTATGATAAGGACAGAATGTTTATTACCGCCAGGGTAGTACATTCGTGGGATGTGGTTGAAATTAACACATATGAGCAGCTCAGAGAGATGGACAGCGATTCAAATCATCTGAAAACTGATGCAATACAGGTTATCTGCGATGCCTTATCTGTATCAGCAGACGATATTGTAGATATTACGGTATTGAAAAAGGGCATGACAAACCGCTCGTTCCTGTTCTCATGTAAAGGGAAAAAATATATCATGAGAATTCCGGGAGAGGGAACGGATCAGCTGATAAACAGACGTAATGAAGCAATGGTTTATAATACTATTGATGGCAGACATATATGTGATGATATCGCTTATATAAATCCGGATAATGGATATAAAATCACTGCGTTTTTAGAAAATGCGAGAGTATGTGATCCGGAAAATAATGATGATGTTTGTAAATGCATGAAGCGTCTCAGAGAATTTCATGATATGAAGCTTAAAGTAAATCATGAATTTGATATATTCGGTCAGCTTGAGTTTTATGAGAGCCTGTGGGATGGTTCGCCTTCTGCATACAGACATTACAGGCAGACTAAGGAAAATGTCCTTTCACTCAGACCGTATATAGAAGCTCATGTAAATGAAAAGGTTCTTACGCATATTGATGCTGTTCCGGATAATTTCCTTTTTGTTAAGGATGAAAATGGAAATGAGGACATCAGACTTATTGACTGGGAATATGCAGGAATGCAGGATCCGCACGTAGATATAGCCATGTTCTGCATATATTCCATGTATGACAGGGAGCATGTGGATAAGTTAATTGATGCATATTTCACAGAAGGGTGTTCAGCAGAAATCCGAATAAAGATTTATTGTTATATTGCAGTATGCGGACTTTTATGGAGTAACTGGTGTGAGTATAAGAGAAATCTGGGTGTTGATTTTGGTGAATATTCACTCAGACAGTACAGATATGCAAAGGATTATTACAAAGTAGTACAGGATGAAATGCAGAAATTGGAGGATAATTAA
- a CDS encoding S1C family serine protease produces MDNNYRNMNDTNNTNSTNNTNNNTNNVNFTMSGNPYNPDESQKAAQTNNTSAESYSQSYNPYSQASTAGQPNANQSYANQPYSNQSYNSGTNNNAYCGTSAGSTDNSYSRMNMNGQAYQQTAKPKKQRAPRKPGAFGPFAAKTVAAALIFGLVGGGVFTGVSYIGTRAISNSSTASAKLTTTTSGGTKQTSSGNAKDLTDVSSVVDEVMPSIVAITNTGTVTYNSFFGKQSQQSQSCGSGIIVSEDDDYLYIATNNHVVADSEELTVQFDDDSVVKAEIRGTDPDDDLAVVRVKKADLGKDTYSNIKIATIGDSESVAVGSPAIAIGNALGYGQSVTTGIVSALNRTVTTQDSQTGETVTNNKLIQTDAAINPGNSGGALLNENGEVIGINSVKYSSTEVEGIGYAIPMSVAKPIIESLIQDGKYTNENQAYLGIKGGDVSSEMVAYGFPQGVYVSSVSAGSGAANAGLQEGDIITAVDSTKISSMTELQSALKSYKAGDKVTLTVARQSGRQYEENKVEVTLSSAKDIQQ; encoded by the coding sequence ATGGATAACAATTATAGAAATATGAATGATACAAATAATACTAACAGTACAAATAACACAAATAACAATACAAATAATGTAAATTTCACAATGTCGGGTAATCCTTACAATCCGGATGAGTCACAGAAGGCTGCACAGACTAATAATACATCAGCTGAAAGCTATTCACAGAGCTACAATCCATATTCGCAGGCTTCTACAGCAGGACAGCCAAATGCAAATCAGTCATATGCAAACCAGCCTTATTCTAATCAGTCGTATAATTCAGGCACAAATAATAATGCATATTGCGGCACATCAGCAGGTTCGACAGACAATTCATATAGCAGGATGAATATGAATGGTCAGGCATACCAGCAGACTGCAAAGCCTAAGAAACAGAGAGCACCTAGAAAGCCTGGTGCATTTGGACCATTTGCAGCAAAGACAGTAGCGGCAGCTCTTATCTTCGGACTCGTCGGAGGCGGCGTTTTCACAGGAGTAAGCTATATTGGCACGAGAGCTATTTCAAATTCTTCTACTGCAAGTGCAAAGCTTACCACTACAACATCTGGTGGGACTAAGCAGACATCCTCAGGGAATGCAAAGGATCTGACAGATGTATCATCAGTTGTCGATGAGGTAATGCCTAGCATCGTTGCTATCACAAATACAGGAACAGTCACCTACAACAGCTTTTTCGGAAAGCAGTCACAGCAGTCTCAGAGCTGTGGCTCAGGTATTATTGTGAGTGAGGATGATGATTATCTCTACATTGCTACAAACAATCATGTTGTGGCAGATTCAGAGGAGCTCACAGTACAGTTTGATGATGATTCAGTGGTAAAGGCAGAAATCAGAGGAACAGATCCGGATGACGATCTAGCAGTTGTACGTGTAAAGAAAGCAGACCTTGGAAAAGATACTTACTCAAATATCAAGATTGCTACAATCGGAGATTCTGAAAGTGTAGCTGTTGGAAGTCCTGCAATTGCTATCGGTAATGCACTTGGATACGGACAGTCTGTCACAACAGGTATAGTAAGTGCGCTTAACAGAACCGTAACTACACAGGATTCACAGACAGGTGAGACTGTTACCAACAACAAGCTTATTCAGACGGATGCAGCCATAAACCCTGGAAACAGTGGTGGAGCACTCTTGAATGAAAATGGCGAGGTTATCGGTATAAACTCTGTAAAATATTCTTCAACTGAAGTTGAGGGTATCGGATATGCAATTCCTATGTCGGTTGCAAAGCCTATTATTGAGAGCCTTATCCAGGATGGAAAATATACTAATGAGAATCAGGCATACCTTGGTATCAAGGGTGGCGATGTTTCATCTGAGATGGTAGCCTATGGCTTCCCACAGGGTGTGTATGTTTCATCTGTTTCAGCTGGTTCAGGTGCCGCAAATGCCGGCTTACAGGAGGGAGATATCATCACTGCTGTTGACAGCACAAAGATTTCTTCTATGACAGAGCTGCAGTCAGCGTTAAAGAGCTACAAGGCCGGAGATAAGGTTACTCTTACTGTTGCCCGTCAGAGTGGCAGACAGTACGAAGAGAACAAGGTTGAAGTAACCTTAAGCTCTGCAAAGGATATTCAGCAGTAA
- a CDS encoding NTP transferase domain-containing protein — protein MHEVKRAIIMAAGLGNRMRPVTLTTPKPLVRVNGKRMIDTVIEGLHGNGITEIYIVAGYLKEQFYELENEYPGVTIIENPYYESCNNISSLYVARDHIEDAIILDGDQIIYNPEILSKEFERSGYNSVWTDDETDEWLQTVEDGIVTSCSRSGGSHGWQLYSISRWTAADGRKLKKHLEMEFENKKNTQIYWDDVAMFCYPDEYQLGIYEMQKGDIIEIDNLQELAEIDSSYKKYMEQSGDMSR, from the coding sequence ATGCATGAAGTAAAACGCGCGATTATCATGGCAGCAGGACTTGGTAATCGTATGAGACCGGTAACGCTTACTACTCCGAAGCCATTGGTAAGGGTGAATGGAAAGCGTATGATAGATACAGTTATTGAAGGCTTACACGGTAATGGAATCACGGAGATTTATATTGTTGCCGGATATTTAAAGGAACAGTTTTATGAATTAGAGAATGAATATCCGGGAGTTACTATAATTGAAAATCCTTATTATGAAAGCTGTAATAATATTTCATCACTATATGTTGCAAGAGATCATATTGAGGATGCAATTATTCTTGATGGCGACCAGATTATATATAATCCTGAAATTCTATCAAAAGAATTCGAACGCTCGGGTTATAACAGTGTATGGACTGATGATGAAACAGATGAGTGGCTTCAGACAGTAGAAGATGGAATTGTAACATCCTGCAGCAGGAGTGGCGGAAGTCATGGATGGCAGCTTTATAGCATCTCCAGATGGACTGCGGCAGATGGGCGCAAACTGAAAAAACATCTTGAAATGGAATTTGAGAACAAAAAAAATACTCAGATATACTGGGATGACGTTGCAATGTTCTGCTATCCGGATGAATATCAGCTTGGCATATATGAGATGCAAAAAGGCGATATTATTGAGATTGATAATTTGCAGGAGCTTGCTGAGATAGATAGCAGCTATAAGAAATATATGGAGCAATCTGGTGATATGTCAAGATGA